The following are encoded together in the Plasmodium brasilianum strain Bolivian I chromosome 10, whole genome shotgun sequence genome:
- a CDS encoding DNA polymerase zeta catalytic subunit gives MFNENFFNFIDSKLELEICEFLEGEYGKIKKNKRENVCIYNIERVKKKCIYGYNEEPEDFLKIYLLYPNTIYYFASLLKKNIFKNRVWELYEVHINYMLHFLCMKNIYGCSEIYIDKNILFRKEFFNEINFKCFMEEEKWNLQKAYSIENIKRNKYLDVEAPFFFTSKTTNVNFSNLKRETLYDIECDIKHEHILNDRIYSYEFEKHKIKWKQELNFDLPVKYLDSFSKLWIKEKKRCKNVNPDLVRSIFNFEDFDRDLNFASFDILTERTKNTFGEFLKFMKRENQEREEVNMISEGKDGGMNLELEVVSEGNKKNIYFGEAKLISEGKEAGIYLEEAQYIKENIETNVYLKKEGMEEVSSICYEGTNKNDFNARNKYGMNLSNKNYKELAPINLTQTYALNDEKRKCIASFEINNKRKDIIRYVYKKEPPKIKECYATYNNLSITRMKEMEKNHVNNNNCEHKFHQNEHSAKNEVVGLNNEKKKKRKKEKEKKINIKYGNIFFLEILTEIKIENYDMSNYNDDEIKAVFYLTRDERLLNYHDEYNNCIGIIATQPFPDISFHFDKVNEDIEKKKKKYKRPLKQCTTLTTCNNGVRICKDHFILTGEEEEDNQENETSHERGKKNGRSNDFIGYSNEEKLFPFPVDYSRINLCIVENEEELIKKLVDKINFYSPLSIVSYENDKYNISYLNQRCLALNMGNFYMRISKLNDQKNFTDFNNSYNKNIKGKIIESLYKLSNVANTSFENLCKHYLNINIPTISKYTLYYWYSYEKKEGSSNSFYPRNNKNVLSKENNSNRVYFPFRYITVRYFLMKIHFLYLIYDKIGFLKKKMNFCKYLHVDLLSLINRGSQYIIESFLLKISMKYDYVLYSPSNKDIFDQRPILHTPLVLQPKSSINFFPLLVFDFQSLYPSIVIAFNICYSTCIGTLSLKKKAMGKWGQTDKEKNSPMKNNKKREKINLYSNDSPIFLGSRRQMNEVGFCESISHVYNNKVNLTEGISTAVNSSNNIYLPERIINSENVPYNDKMNHVRGNCKSFQQGGCNFFNCNLDKEFNNANNKASNNNANNNASNNNANNNASNNNANNNASNNNANNNASNNNANNNASNNNANNNASNNNANNNASNNNANNNASNNNTHNSNTHNSNTHNSNTHDSNTRNSNTHNSNTRNSNTRNSNTNKDDDASDVETSFEFIRLGVKKKAPNVRKIIKNLTSKEIIITSNNTMYVKKNKRKGICTLFLEDLLKTRIMLKRCINIYDKTTAKRLIERMEKLKMILNVATGYIGANFSGRMPCVDISESIISIGKNFLLYIIEYIKENYKFIKVLYGDTDSIFLIIETDDINYTFKVARDILYNVNSILPPPMYLNFEKVYCPSLLMTKKRYFGFAYKNEKEEKPTLDLKGVESIRSDQCNLVKIVLIQIYFIFYYFKNNCYFSHCCCCCYLCRNFFPNFICSCKESNVHKTYPCILSKMLEVVLCMYKKIIFPINDINTSIRTINSNEEDDKVTLYKQFTDLLNYEEHNVLLKMMHFLYKQKYSFLMYLFINFNESIFKKEIENILKENYEKIRNQKNDCCLKNPHNILKTCLCIKEINENIKCGENKCFCNIKQALFFHHNRSNDNNVKSVFTMKIFYSHLLLNIKEVIRNFFTKIYDNQISYDDFIIYKKVKLGTYKGEMEGNKRKVPLPPQAIVAKKLLKIYPLLLITYKEKIPFIITKKLKGDKIYNSVSHPSFIRGIQKTCYGDVTNFDSNSVDTKSARGEKEKEDVLKATFVLKSEATTGEVAKDEAVEGKASNVVKMLDLLPFHSVNLEEIFYKTKRKYNWNKANLEMFQKNFEGGEKQSLKDNGYVMKNNNLIINILKGKNGYLKENKGAEKINNNNEEEEEKKKTEKWRSNNNIICKKKIKIKIDEEENLKIRKQIINSYVEMSKSQNMMKHLNNICLVCANSEMEALACQYSVHCKVYFKKIILQENISRNQDAIKRLEGKQLYRESVNYFLSSDKYIEDPLTLFYRQTNMPRVET, from the exons atgtttaatgaaaatttcttTAACTTCATAGACTCAAAATTGGAATTGGAAATATGCGAATTTTTAGAAGGagaatatggaaaaataaaaaaaaacaaaagagaaaatgtatgcatatacaatATCGAacgagtaaaaaaaaaatgcatttacGGTTATAATGAAGAACCAGAAGACTTcctgaaaatttatttactatACCCTAATAcgatttattattttgctagtttactaaaaaagaatatatttaaaaatagagTATGGGAATTGTATGAAGTTCACATAAATTACATGCTACATTTTTTGtgcatgaaaaatatttatggtTGTTCAGAAATTTATATTGACAAAAATATTCTATTTCGAAAAGAATTTttcaatgaaataaattttaagtgTTTTatggaagaagaaaaatggaACTTACAAAAAGCGTATTCTATTGAAAATATCAAGAGGAACAAATATTTAGATGTTGAAGCACCATTCTTTTTTACGAGCAAAACAAcaaatgttaatttttcaaatttaaaaagagaaacTTTGTATGATATAGAATGTGATATAAAACACGAACACATTTTGAATGATcgtatttattcatatgaatttgaaaaacataaaataaaatggaagcAAGAACTAAATTTTGATTTACCAGTTAAATATTTAGATTCTTTTTCTAAGCTGTGGataaaggagaaaaaaaggtGCAAAAATGTGAACCCAGATTTAGTTAGAAGCATTTTTAACTTTGAAGATTTTGATAGAGATTTAAACTTTGCTTCGTTCGATATACTAACAGAGAGAACGAAAAATACGTTTGGCgagtttttaaaatttatgaaaaggGAGAATCAGGAAAGGGAAGAAGTAAATATGATTAGTGAAGGGAAAGACGGAGGTATGAATTTGGAATTAGAGGTGGTCAGCGAGGGGAACAAGAAAAATATCTATTTTGGAGAAGCAAAACTGATTAGCGAGGGGAAAGAAGCAGGTATTTATTTGGAAGAAGCACAGTACATTAAGGAGAACATAGAAACAAAcgtttatttgaaaaaagaaggGATGGAAGAAGTATCAAGTATTTGCTATGAAGgtactaataaaaatgatttcaatgcaagaaataaatatggaATGAATTTAAGTAATAAGAACTACAAGGAATTAGCACCAATTAATTTAACACAAACCTACGCACTTAATGATGAGAAGAGAAAATGTATAGCATCTTTTGAAATCaacaataaaagaaaagacaTTATTAgatatgtttataaaaaagaaccacctaaaataaaagaatgttATGCAACTTACAACAACTTGAGCATTACAAGAATGAAAGAAATGGAGAAAAAtcatgttaataataataattgtgaACATAAATTTCATCAAAATGAACATTCTGCGAAGAATGAAGTTGTAGGATTAAATAAcgagaagaaaaagaagagaaagaaagagaaggagaaaaaaataaacataaaatatgggaacatattttttcttgaaaTTCTTACTGAAATTAAAATTGAGAATTACGACATGTCAAATTATAATGATGACGAAATAAAAgctgtattttatttaactaGAGATGAAAgacttttaaattatcatgATGAATATAACAATTGTATAGGTATTATAGCTACTCAGCCGTTTCCTGATATTTCATTCCATTTCGATAAAGTTAATGaagatatagaaaaaaaaaaaaagaaatacaaaCGCCCACTAAAGCAATGTACTACTCTAACGACATGTAATAATGGAGTTCGCATATGTAAGgaccattttattttaacaggtgaagaagaagaagataaCCAAGAGAATGAAACATCACACGAGagaggtaaaaaaaatggaagaagCAATGACTTCATAGGGTACAGTAATGAGGAAAAACTGTTTCCATTTCCTGTGGATTATAGtagaataaatttatgtattgtAGAAAATGAAGAGGAGCTTATCAAAAAGTTGGTTgacaaaattaatttttattcccCTTTAAGTATAGTGTCTTATGAAAACGACAAGTACAATATCAGTTACTTAAATCAAAGATGTTTAGCCTTAAATATGGGAAATTTCTATATGCGCATTAGTAAGTTAAATGATCAAAAGAATTTTACAgattttaataattcatataataaaaatataaaaggtaaaataatTGAGAGTTTGTATAAATTATCGAACGTAGCCAATACatcatttgaaaatttatgtaaacattatttaaatataaatatacctaCCATAAGCAAGTATACACTGTATTATTGGTATAGCTATGAGAAGAAAGAAGGATCATCAAATAGTTTTTATccaagaaataataaaaacgtaCTGAGCAAGGAAAACAACAGTAATCGtgtatattttccttttagatatataactgtaagatattttttaatgaaaatacattttttatatttaatatatgataaaataggatttttaaaaaaaaaaatgaatttttgtaaatatttacatgtcGATTTATTATCCCTAATTAATAGAGGATCGcaatatattattgaatcgtttcttttaaaaatatctatGAAATAtgattatgttttatattctccttcaaataaagatatatttgaTCAAAGGCCTATTTTACATACACCATTAGTACTACAACCGAAAAGCTCGATTAACTTTTTCCCTTTATTAGTATTTGATTTTCAATCCTTATATCCCTCCATTGTGATTGCTTTCAATATTTGTTATTCTACATGCATAGGAACATTATCTCTTAAGAAGAAAGCGATGGGAAAATGGGGACAAACAGATAAGGAGAAAAATAGTCCTAtgaaaaacaacaaaaaaagggaaaaaataaatttatatagtaATGATAGCCCTATTTTTCTAGGTTCACGCAGACAGATGAATGAAGTAGGTTTTTGTGAATCTATTTCCCATGTCTACAATAATAAGGTTAATCTTACTGAAGGCATATCTACTGCTGTTAACTCgtcaaataatatatatttgccaGAGAGAATTATTAATAGTGAAAATGTGCCTTATAATGATAAGATGAATCATGTGAGGGGTAATTGTAAATCCTTCCAACAAGGAGGTTGcaacttttttaattgtaacTTGGACAAAGAATTCAATAATGCAAATAATAAAGCAAGTAACAATAATGCAAATAATAATGCAAGTAACAATAATGCAAATAATAATGCAAGTAACAATAATGCAAATAATAATGCAAGTAACAATAATGCAAATAATAATGCAAGTAACAATAATGCAAATAATAATGCAAGTAACAATAATGCAAATAATAATGCAAGTAACAATAATGCAAATAATAATGCAAGTAACAATAATGCAAATAATAATGCaagtaacaataatacaCATAACAGTAATACACATAACAGTAATACACATAACAGTAATACACATGACAGTAATACACGTAACAGTAATACACATAACAGTAATACACGTAACAGTAATACACGTAACAGTAATACAAATAAGGATGACGATGCTAGCGATGTTGAGACGAGTTTTGAATTTATTAGACTAGGGGTAAAGAAAAAGGCTCCAAATGTTAGGaagataattaaaaatttaacaagTAAGGAAATCATTATAACCAGCAACAACACTatgtatgttaaaaaaaataagagaaaagGTATTTGTACTCTTTTTCTTGAAGATCTTTTGAAAACAAGAATAATGCTAAAAagatgtattaatatatatgataaaacaaCTGCGAAAAGATTAATCGAAAGGATggagaaattaaaaatgatattaaatgTTGCTACAGGTTACATTGGAGCTAATTTTTCAGGTAGAATGCCATGTGTTGATATTTCTGAAAGTATTATTAGTATTGGAAAGAATTTTCTTCTCTATATCATTGagtatataaaagaaaattataaatttattaaagtcCTTTATGGAGATACAGactctatatttttaataattgaaACGGATGATATAAATTACACCTTTAAAGTAGCTCgtgatattttatataatgtaaatagtATATTACCACCACCcatgtatttaaattttgaaaaggtATATTGCCCTTCTCTActaatgacaaaaaaaagatactTTGGTTTTGCttataaaaatgagaaagaagaaaaaccGACTTTAGATTTAAAGGGAGTAGAAAGTATAAGATCAGATCAATGTAATTTGGTAAAGATTGTATTGATAcagatttattttattttttactattttaagAATAACTGTTATTTCTCTCATTGCTGTTGTTGCTGTTATTTATGTAGGAACTTTTTccctaattttatttgttcttgTAAAGAATCCAATGTTCATAAGACCTATCCTTGTATATTATCAAAAATGTTAGAAGTAGTattgtgtatgtataaaaaaattatattcccAATTAATGATATAAACACATCAATTAGAACGATAAATTCAAATGAGGAAGATGATAAGGTAACGTTGTACAAGCAGTTTACAGATTTACTAAATTATGAAGAACACAACGttctattaaaaatgatgcactttttatataaacaaaagtATTCTTTCCtgatgtatttatttatcaattttaatgaatctatttttaagaaagagatagaaaatatattaaaagagaattatgaaaaaattagaaatcaGAAAAATGATTGTTGTTTAAAGAACccacataatatattaaaaacttgtttatgtataaaagaaataaatgagaatataaaatgtgGAGAAAACAAAtgtttttgtaatataaaacaagctctattttttcatcataatagatcaaatgataataatgtcAAGAGTGTCTTCactatgaaaatattttactctcatttattattaaatataaaagaagtaatacgtaatttttttactaaaatatatgataatcaAATTTCTTATGACGactttataatatataaaaaggtaaaattaGGTACTTATAAAGGTGAAATGGAGGGTAACAAGAGGAAAGTTCCCTTACCACCTCAGGCAATAGTGGCCAAAaagcttttaaaaatatacccgcttttattaattacttataaggaaaaaattccTTTTATAATAACCAAAAAGTTGAAGGgcgataaaatatataattcagtTTCACACCCATCTTTTATTAGGGGTATACAGAAAACCTGTTATGGCGATGTTACGAATTTTGACTCCAATTCAGTTGACACGAAGAGTGCAAGaggagaaaaggaaaaggaggATGTACTAAAGGCGACATTCGTTTTAAAATCGGAAGCAACAACTGGTGAAGTGGCAAAAGACGAAGCAGTGGAAGGGAAAGCCTCAAATGTCGTAAA AATGCTGGACTTACTTCCATTTCACTCTGTAAATTTAGAGGAAATCTTTTATAAAACTAAGAGGAAATATAACTGGAATAAAGCAAATTTAGAAATGttccaaaaaaattttgaaggtGGTGAAAAGCAATCTTTAAAAGATAATGGTTATGTAATGAAgaacaataatttaataataaatattctgaAAGGGAAAAATGGATATCTTAAGGAAAACAAAGGAgcagaaaaaattaacaataataatgaagaGGAGGAGGAGAAGAAAAAGACGGAGAAGTGgagaagtaataataatataatatgtaaaaaaaaaataaaaataaaaattgatgaagaggagaatttaaaaattagaaaacaaataattaacaGTTATGTAGAAATGAGCAAATCTCAAAATATGATgaaacatttaaataatatttgctTGGTATGTGCAAACTCGGAAATGGAAGCTTTGGCTTGCCAATATTCAGTACACTGcaaagtatattttaaaaaaataattttacaagaaaatatttcaagAAATCAAGATGCTATAAAAAGATTAGAAGgaaa ACAATTATATCGAGAGTCCgttaactattttttatcGTCAGACAAATATATCGAGGATCCGTTAACACTTTTTTATCGTCAGACGAATATGCCGAGGGTCG aaacataa